From the genome of Epinephelus moara isolate mb chromosome 10, YSFRI_EMoa_1.0, whole genome shotgun sequence, one region includes:
- the si:dkey-51e6.1 gene encoding 14 kDa phosphohistidine phosphatase, whose protein sequence is MLCVVGRPLCSLRVSGALTKATVAMADALAKLPVVEIDPEGTFKYILVRVKVKDGDAHTDIVRGTKSAEYHNHIFDKVNPAMEALGMECKCLGGGKIEHNSQEKKLRVFGESTAYGKADHSVSAEKLKSAFGDYEITWSDDKK, encoded by the exons ATGTTGTGTGTCGTCGGTAGACCTCTGTGCAGTCTGAGAGTCTCCGGTGCTCTGACTAAGGCTACAGTCGCAATGGCAGACGCTCTGGCGAAACTCCCCGTTGTGGAGATTGATCCAGAGGGAACATTCAAATACATACTGGTCAGAGTGAAAGTGAAAGATGGCGATGCGCATACAGACATAGTCCGTGGCACAAAAAGCGCAGAGTATCACA ATCATATATTTGACAAGGTCAATCCTGCTATGGAGGCCTTGGGGATGGAGTGCAAATGCCTTGGTGGAGGGAAGATAGAGCACAACAGCCAAGAGAAAAAACTAAGGGTGTTTGGAGAATCAACT GCGTATGGTAAAGCAGACCATTCTGTATCTGCAGAGAAGCTGAAGAGTGCCTTTGGTGATTATGAGATCACCTGGTCTGACGACAAAAAATAG